Part of the Pseudomonas lijiangensis genome is shown below.
GAATCTGGATCGCCAGTTCGTTGGCTTTCAGGCAGAACTCCGAAGGCCATGACTTGACGATGGGCGTCAACAGGTCGAGCAGTTCCTGGGCCTGATGACGCCCTTCTTCGGTTTCGCCGGTCTGGGTGTCGTCGAAAAGGCGAGCGCTATACAAACCGAGGTCGAATGCACCTTCCACGTAGGCTTTTTGCGTCAACAGCATGCGCCTGACATCGGCGTGCTGGATGATCGGCACGGGCGCACTTTGCGGGTCACGGTTATCGGGCAATCGTCCTTGCGGGCGTTCCCGGGCGTAGTCCAGTGAATACAGATAACCCGCATAACCAAGCATGATGGCGCCCATGCCCACGCCAATCCGCGCTTCGTTCATCATCTGGAACATGTAGCTCAAACCCTGGTGCGGCTTGCCTACCAGGTAGCCCACACATTGGCCGTTATCGCCGAAGTTCAATGCCGTCGAGGTGGTACCGCGCCAGCCCATCTTGTGAAACAGCCCGGCCAGAATCACGTCATTGCGTGGGCCATTGGTGCCGTCTTCATTGACCAGAAACTTGGGCACTATAAACAGCGAAATCCCTTTCACGCCCGCAGGCGCGTCCGGCAGCTTTGCCAGCACCATATGCACGATGTTTTCCGACAGCGAATGATCGCCACCGGAAATGAAGATCTTGTTGCCCCGCAAGCGATAACTGCCATCCGCCGCAGGTTCGGCGCGGGTGCGGATATCCGAGAGCGATGAGCCCGCATGGGGTTCGGTCAACGCCATGGTGCCGAAAAAACGGCCTTCGATGATCGGTTGCAGAAAGCGCTGCTTTTGCTCGTCGCTGCCGAAGCTTTCGATCAGGTTTGCCACGCCCATGCTCAGGAACGGATAAGCCGTGGTGCCTGCGTTCGCTGCCTGGAAGTGGGCAAAACAAGCCTGAGAGAGCAGGGTCGGCAACTGCATGCCGCCTTCCTCGAAGTCCCGCGCCGCATTGAGAAAACCGGCTTCCAGAAACGCATCCACCGCCGGTTTGACCTCGGGGATCAGCACCGCCTCGCCATTTTCGTAGCGCGGCTCGTTTTCATCGGCTTTGCGGTTGTGCGGGGCAAAGTACTTTTCGGCGATGGTGCGGGCAGTGCCAATGGCGGCATCGAACGTCTCGCGCGAATGCTCGGCAAAACGCTCGCGCCGGATCAGCGCCTCGGCATCCAGCACCTCATACAGCTCGAAAGCCAGATTGCGGGAACTGAGCAGCGTCTCGGACATGACCTTCACCCTTTATCTTGTAGTGGGCAGAGTCTAGGCCGGAGATTGAGAGCTGCCCAGCATGATTGATGGGGGTGATGGTGGGGCAAGCGGCAAGCTAAAAGCTGCAAGTTAAAAGCTTGAAGCTTGAAGCTTGCCGCTCTCTTCAACCTATCGTCATCAGGCTCGCATTGCCTCCCGCCGCTGCGGTGTTGACGCTCAATGCCCGTTCGATCACCAGTCGTTCCAGCGCCACGTTGGTTTCTCCATGGGAGAGGCCGTTGACGCCGATGATTGCGCCGGAGCGTTGGGCAACCTGTTCGCAAATGGCGCGCAACTGGTCGGAGTCGCCGTGGTGCAGGACGGCGTCGATCAGTACGTCGTCCTTGTTCCAGTCGGCCACCAGTTTGATGCGTGCCTGTACTTCTTTTGGCAGGCGGTTGCGCAGCGGCTTGCTGATTGGTGTTTCCGGCCAGATGGCGCTGCTGCCGACGGCCAGGACCGCTGCCAGTTGGGTCAGCAGGTCGGCTTCGTCGTCGGCCAGACACAGCACGTGTTCACGCGGCAGGATGCTGTAGCTGTTGCGTTCACCGGTCGGGCCGGTCAGCAGGCGGGTGATGCCGCTTTGCGATTGCTCGGCAAACTGGCTGCACAACTCGTCCAGTGCGGCTTGCTGATTGCTCGCGGCCCAGGCTTTCAAGGCTTGCAGCGGTTTACCCAGCTCTTCCTGCAGACGGGTATCGGGGGCGAGCAGTTTGTCGCCTCGGCCCAGGGATTGCTCGATGGCGTCCTGTGGGCGGGTCGACAGCAGACGATACAGATACAGTGGCCCGCCCGCTTTTGGTCCGGTCCCCGACAGGCCTTCGCCGCCGAACGGCTGCACGCCTACCACGGCGCCGACGATGTTGCGGTTGACGTAGATGTTACCGGCATTGACGTTATCGATGACCTTGGCAATCGTCTCGTCGATACGGGTATGGACACCCAGTGTCAGACCGTAGCCGGAAGCGTTGATCTGGCCGATGAGTTGGTCCAGTTCCTTGCGCTTGTAGCGAACCACGTGCAGCACCGGTCCGAAGATTTCCCGTTGCAGTTCGTCGAAGCTTTCCAGCTCGATCAGGGTCGGCATCACGTAGGTGCCGCGCTTGAGGTCTGCGCTGTTGGCGATCGCGACCTGATAGACCTGACGACCTTTGTCACGCATGCCCTGAATGTGTTTCTCGATGCCGGCCTTGGCTTCGGCGTCGATCACCGGGCCGATGTCCACCGACAGATGTTCCGGGTTGCCCAGGCGGTTTTCGGCCATGGCACCCTTGAGCATTTCGATCACGCGGTCGGCGGAGTCTTCCTGCAGGCACAGCACGCGCAGTGCCGAACAGCGTTGGCCGGCACTGTCGAAGGCCGATGACAGGATATCGATCACCACCTGTTCGGTGAGTGCCGAAGAGTCGACGATCATGGCGTTCTGGCCACCGGTTTCGGCGATCAGCGGGATCGGCCGACCCTGAGCATCGAGGCGTCCGGCAATGTTGCGTTGCAGCAGGCGCGCCACTTCGGTGGAGCCGGTGAACATCACGCCCTTGACGCGCTCGTCGCCCACCAGCCTTGCACCGACGGTTTCACCGCGGCCCGGCAGCAGTTGCAGCACGCCTTCCGGAATGCCGGCCTCCAGCAGCAGGCGCACAGCCTGAGCGGCGATCAGCGGCGTTTGCTCGGCGGGTTTGGCCAGCACCGGGTTGCCTGCGGCCAATGCCGCTGCGACCTGACCACTGAAAATCGCCAGCGGGAAGTTCCACGGGCTGATGCAGACCACCGGCCCGAGCGGGCGGTGCGTATCGTTGCTGAAATCGTTGCGCGCCTGCACGGCGTAGTAGCGCAGGAAGTCCACGGCTTCGCGCACTTCGGCGATGGCGTTGGCGAAGGTCTTGCCGGCTTCGCGAACCAGCAGGCCCATCAGTGGCTGGATCTCGTTTTCCATCAGATCGGCAGCACGTTCGAGAATGGCGGCGCGCTCTGCTGGTGGTGTGGCCTGCCAGATCGGGCCGGCAATCAGCGCGCTCTGGAGGGCGTTATCGACATCTTCCAGGTTGGCTTCCTGCACATGACCCACCACGTCACGCTGGTCGGACGGGTTCAGGGTTGCAATGGCCGGGCCTTCGCTGGCCGGGCAACCGAGGATCGGTGCGGCTTTCCAGTCATTGTGCGCCGTGGCCAGCAAGGCCGACGACAGCGAGGCCAGACGGTGTTCGTTGGCCATGTCGATGCCGCTGGAGTTGGGACGCTCCGGGCCATACAGTTCGCGAGGCAAGGGAATGCGCGGGTGTGGCAGGCCGAAGCTGCCTTCCTGGGTTGCCATGCGCTCGATGCTGCTGACCGGGTCGGCCACCAGTTCCTGGATCGAAACCGATTGATCGGCAATGCGGTTGACGAACGAGGTATTGGCGCCGTTTTCCAGCAGTCGGCGTACCAGATAGGCCAGCAGCGTTTCATGAGTGCCGACCGGCGCGTACACGCGGCACGGACGGTTCAGCTTGCCATCGGCAACCTTGCCGACCACCTGCTCGTAAAGCGGTTCGCCCATGCCATGGAGGCACTGGAATTCGTACTGGCCGGGGTAATAGTTCTGACCGGCAATGTGGTAAATGGCTGCCAGTGTATGGGCGTTATGGGTGGCGAACTGCGGATAGATGACTTCCGGCGCTGCCAGCAGTTTGCGGGCGCAGGCAATATAGGAAACGTCGGTGTACACCTTGCGTGTGTAGACCGGATAGCCTTCCAGGCCTTCGACCTGGGCGCGCTTGATTTCGCTGTCCCAGTACGCACCCTTTACCAGTCGGATCATCAGGCGGTGACGGCTGCGACGAGCCAGGTCGATCACGTAATCGATCACATACGGGCAGCGCTTCTGATACGCCTGGATGACGAAGCCGATACCGTTCCAGCCCGTCAGTTGCGGCTC
Proteins encoded:
- the putA gene encoding trifunctional transcriptional regulator/proline dehydrogenase/L-glutamate gamma-semialdehyde dehydrogenase, with the protein product MATTTLGVKLDDLTRERLKAAAQSIDRTPHWLIKQAIFNYLEKLESGATLQELNGLGSKDSDDSGDLPADTSYQSFLEFAESILPQSVLRAAITAAYRRPEPEVVPMLLEQARLPAPMAEATHKLAASIAERLRNQKSASGRAGIVQGLLQEFSLSSQEGVALMCLAEALLRIPDKGTRDALIRDKISNGNWQPHLGNSPSLFVNAATWGLLLTGKLVSTHNETGLSSSLSRIIGKSGEPMIRKGVDMAMRLMGEQFVTGETIGEALANASRFEAKGFRYSYDMLGEAALTEHDAQKYLASYEQAIHSIGKASHGRGIYEGPGISIKLSALHPRYSRAQYERVMEELYPRLLSLTLLAKQYDIGLNIDAEEADRLELSLDLLERLCFEPQLTGWNGIGFVIQAYQKRCPYVIDYVIDLARRSRHRLMIRLVKGAYWDSEIKRAQVEGLEGYPVYTRKVYTDVSYIACARKLLAAPEVIYPQFATHNAHTLAAIYHIAGQNYYPGQYEFQCLHGMGEPLYEQVVGKVADGKLNRPCRVYAPVGTHETLLAYLVRRLLENGANTSFVNRIADQSVSIQELVADPVSSIERMATQEGSFGLPHPRIPLPRELYGPERPNSSGIDMANEHRLASLSSALLATAHNDWKAAPILGCPASEGPAIATLNPSDQRDVVGHVQEANLEDVDNALQSALIAGPIWQATPPAERAAILERAADLMENEIQPLMGLLVREAGKTFANAIAEVREAVDFLRYYAVQARNDFSNDTHRPLGPVVCISPWNFPLAIFSGQVAAALAAGNPVLAKPAEQTPLIAAQAVRLLLEAGIPEGVLQLLPGRGETVGARLVGDERVKGVMFTGSTEVARLLQRNIAGRLDAQGRPIPLIAETGGQNAMIVDSSALTEQVVIDILSSAFDSAGQRCSALRVLCLQEDSADRVIEMLKGAMAENRLGNPEHLSVDIGPVIDAEAKAGIEKHIQGMRDKGRQVYQVAIANSADLKRGTYVMPTLIELESFDELQREIFGPVLHVVRYKRKELDQLIGQINASGYGLTLGVHTRIDETIAKVIDNVNAGNIYVNRNIVGAVVGVQPFGGEGLSGTGPKAGGPLYLYRLLSTRPQDAIEQSLGRGDKLLAPDTRLQEELGKPLQALKAWAASNQQAALDELCSQFAEQSQSGITRLLTGPTGERNSYSILPREHVLCLADDEADLLTQLAAVLAVGSSAIWPETPISKPLRNRLPKEVQARIKLVADWNKDDVLIDAVLHHGDSDQLRAICEQVAQRSGAIIGVNGLSHGETNVALERLVIERALSVNTAAAGGNASLMTIG
- a CDS encoding acyl-CoA dehydrogenase; the encoded protein is MSETLLSSRNLAFELYEVLDAEALIRRERFAEHSRETFDAAIGTARTIAEKYFAPHNRKADENEPRYENGEAVLIPEVKPAVDAFLEAGFLNAARDFEEGGMQLPTLLSQACFAHFQAANAGTTAYPFLSMGVANLIESFGSDEQKQRFLQPIIEGRFFGTMALTEPHAGSSLSDIRTRAEPAADGSYRLRGNKIFISGGDHSLSENIVHMVLAKLPDAPAGVKGISLFIVPKFLVNEDGTNGPRNDVILAGLFHKMGWRGTTSTALNFGDNGQCVGYLVGKPHQGLSYMFQMMNEARIGVGMGAIMLGYAGYLYSLDYARERPQGRLPDNRDPQSAPVPIIQHADVRRMLLTQKAYVEGAFDLGLYSARLFDDTQTGETEEGRHQAQELLDLLTPIVKSWPSEFCLKANELAIQILGGHGYTREYPVEQYYRDNRLNPIHEGTHGIQSLDLLGRKLAQNNGAGLKQLIRLIADTTRRASAHQGLDALRQPLEQLVTRLQTVTVGLLTDLAQGKVSTTLANSALYLKVFGHTVIGWRWLEQAIRATEGLARNNPSDADFYQGKLQAARYFLTWEIPGCNHELTLLENRDDACLGMQAEWF